The sequence TAACGACCTGCTGGCAGAACAGCTTCAGAAAAATTTCAAGAAAGAAGGCCTTGACGACAGCCAGGTGGTCGCGGCCAGCTTCCACAAGCTGGCCTGCAAGTACGTGCGCAACGCCAAGATAGAAGGAGTGCCCCGCCACGAACCGGAAGATCCCGCCGCAAAGACGGATTACTATAAGGCCGTCGTCGCAAGTTTCCCTGCCGCCATCAAGGCGCTCCGCGAGAAAAAGAAGAAACAGTTCTTCGACGCCATCGTCATCGACGAAGGGCAAGACTTCGAAAACGGCTGGCTGGATACAGCGCTGCAGCTATTGAAAGACCCCGAAAAAGGAATCGTCCGCTTTTTCTACGACCGCAACCAGACCATCTTCAAGAACCGCAACGTTCTCGGGAACAAGACTATAGGCGCCCTGCCGGTAATGGTGCTGAAACGCGGGTACCGCTGCACCAAGAAAATCCTGGACTGGGTCTACGACACGACCGACATCAGAATCCCCTGCTACGACGATACCCCGACAGGCCGCCCCGTCGATGTCAGGATGTATGAAAATCCAGAAGACCAGGTCGAATTGCTGCGCAAAGAAATCAGGCGTCTACAGAAAAAAGGAGTCGGCCCCGAGAACATCCTTGTCGTCTCGCTGCGCAGCCGCGCAAATTCGGGGCTTGCCAACCTGGACGACGACGAATTCCACTGGAGCGACATCAGCGATTCCCTGAACGGGACCGCGATAAACATCGTGTCGGTGTACCGCTACAAGGGCCTGGACAAGCAAGTGGTGATCCTGACGGACCTGGAACCCTCCAAGAACGGCCCGGGATTCCCGCACAGCAATGCCCACCTGATCATGGTCGGCGCGACGCGTGCCAAGGAACACCTCATCGTGTTCAAGCAACGGCATAAGATTTAAAAAGTTTACAAAACTTTTTGACCCCAAATTCCGAGTGTCATCTTTTGACATCTGGGTGTTGCTATATTTGTAAGCATGAGAGTGATTGATAATTTCTCTGTTTGGTTTTCCGGTGCCCCGACGGGCGCTTCCTCCTATTATATCTATAAGGGTCTCGCCCTCGGCTTGACCAAATAATTTTCGTCTTTTCCCTTTATATAACCGTCTTTTGATAAAAATTTTATCAAGGGGCTTTTTGTCGTCTTTTCTCGCCGTCCGCCAGCCGACGGACACCGTCAAACACCCAAAGGAGTACGCCCATGCGTCACAACAACACCCCGGCCACCGCCACCCAGATCAACAACCTCATCGCGCTCGTCCAGACCGCCCCTACCGATGAGGCCCGCGCAAGCGCCATCGGGCAGATGTGGGAGCAGTTCGGCGACAATGTCGTAGGAATCGCCGCCAAGCAGTCCTACAACATGGACTCCGATTTTGGCTACCACGGCTACAGCGTCGCTGACCGCCGCGCCGCCGTCATGGGAGAGACCTTCGAGGTGTTCCTCAAGACCGCCCAGGAATTCGACAGCACCCTCGGCGTGCCCTTCATGGCACACGCCGCCAACAAGGTCAAATGGCAGCTCCAGACCGACAAGCGAGAAAATTCCAAAAGAGACGACCGCGAAGAGCCTCTCGACTACATCGAGAACTGCGCCGCCCCCAACGACATGGAAAACAACGTCTACCTCAAGGACGCCATCGATGCCATCAAGCGCAGCCTCAAGGGCAACCCGACGCTCCTCCGCTACTTCGACACCCTCATGGACATCTGCTACGACGGCCTGAACCCCACCGACGCCGAAGCCGCCAGACGCATGGGGTGCACCCGCGCCACCACGAACAACTACCGCAAGCAGCTGCTTCAGCACTTGAGCGAATACGGTCTGGTCGAAGACTGCCGCATGGCCCTGGCGGCGTAGCCGTGGCCGCCCCTTTTGCAGC comes from Fibrobacter sp. UWH4 and encodes:
- a CDS encoding nuclease-related domain-containing DEAD/DEAH box helicase — encoded protein: MSTIRKRISANSNSRSEKALFDTAACLNDEWDIWMNPRLKFEDRKNSQSIDHEVDCILYHKKYGMLLIECKDGQISTEEAQGTENGFIWKQGGRIMDRSPIQQIEQSIHPLHDHFSEMFPKEGGLTYYKVRVQWAVCFADMENMGKIGSNAIQPKRIILKQDLKSYNTLERKVKKILETKEESHGGKPFPNEVLSDEDYNRLTSFLGCFDEPTWPELWEMESNARLQPTAFQEMLMESITRNPRIQIEGVAGSGKSLLVLWETRRLIAEGKRVAVLCFNDLLAEQLQKNFKKEGLDDSQVVAASFHKLACKYVRNAKIEGVPRHEPEDPAAKTDYYKAVVASFPAAIKALREKKKKQFFDAIVIDEGQDFENGWLDTALQLLKDPEKGIVRFFYDRNQTIFKNRNVLGNKTIGALPVMVLKRGYRCTKKILDWVYDTTDIRIPCYDDTPTGRPVDVRMYENPEDQVELLRKEIRRLQKKGVGPENILVVSLRSRANSGLANLDDDEFHWSDISDSLNGTAINIVSVYRYKGLDKQVVILTDLEPSKNGPGFPHSNAHLIMVGATRAKEHLIVFKQRHKI